In the genome of Candidatus Manganitrophus noduliformans, one region contains:
- a CDS encoding phosphotransferase family protein produces MSLSVGKATAGPPVWLRKRSFEEMKRTLAQGELLHSLQGLFQESGETLTGISLAEEKYEEECIFLVLLLEFKGPGCRIVCPREWVFQYLLDDDLFGAGPIRFWSYPEDPELPILARLHSSPGFFQETAWESCAGEVFPEDGDFCMQRLLYNPGRRATFLVVSEKTGRKFILKAVRPKEWRVSLEKLEWMDRAGLHKTILFPRIVAYSSRDYLFLYDYLPGVRIDRLGPERREELKTGIYEEVIMLLTELHQTTLPGLPRWSPHREIGALSALTDLLEIRAPGVAAVVQPMVEEIADDLIQRNQTNTQPIHHSFSAKHLLYYPDRGRDRRLAVLDWDSAVLGPQEKDLASFLASFSEGEEEALFFIAQYRRKKGSELDLKLIHRFIQVRRLIKICRKVLRGDSSDERNAKALRELDLLANEKPRLGP; encoded by the coding sequence ATGAGTCTGTCTGTCGGGAAGGCAACTGCGGGGCCCCCTGTCTGGCTGCGGAAGCGGTCTTTTGAGGAAATGAAACGCACTCTCGCCCAAGGAGAACTCCTGCATTCCCTTCAGGGGCTTTTTCAAGAAAGTGGGGAGACTCTCACCGGAATTTCCCTGGCCGAGGAGAAATATGAAGAGGAGTGCATTTTCCTGGTGTTGCTCCTTGAATTTAAGGGGCCCGGCTGCCGGATCGTCTGCCCGAGAGAGTGGGTTTTTCAATATCTCCTCGACGATGATCTCTTCGGCGCAGGCCCGATCCGCTTCTGGTCTTACCCCGAAGATCCGGAACTCCCGATCCTGGCAAGACTTCATTCCTCTCCAGGTTTTTTTCAGGAGACGGCCTGGGAGAGTTGCGCTGGAGAGGTTTTTCCCGAAGACGGCGATTTCTGCATGCAGCGGCTCCTCTACAACCCGGGGCGGAGGGCGACCTTTCTCGTCGTTTCAGAGAAGACGGGAAGAAAGTTTATCCTGAAAGCCGTCCGGCCGAAGGAGTGGAGGGTCTCCCTGGAGAAGCTGGAATGGATGGACCGCGCCGGACTTCACAAGACAATCCTCTTTCCCCGCATCGTCGCATATTCCTCCCGCGATTATCTCTTCCTCTACGACTACCTTCCCGGTGTTAGGATCGATCGGCTGGGGCCGGAGCGTCGTGAAGAATTAAAGACCGGCATTTATGAAGAGGTCATCATGCTGTTGACTGAGCTTCATCAGACAACACTCCCCGGCTTGCCCCGATGGAGCCCGCACCGGGAAATCGGTGCGCTCTCCGCTCTCACGGACCTTCTTGAAATCCGCGCCCCCGGCGTGGCCGCCGTTGTTCAACCGATGGTCGAAGAGATCGCCGATGATTTGATCCAGAGGAATCAGACCAACACGCAGCCGATTCATCACTCCTTTTCCGCCAAACACCTTCTCTATTATCCCGACAGGGGGAGGGATCGGCGACTGGCCGTCCTCGACTGGGACAGCGCCGTCTTGGGACCGCAAGAGAAGGATCTCGCGTCGTTCCTGGCCAGCTTCTCGGAAGGGGAAGAAGAGGCCCTCTTCTTTATCGCGCAGTACCGCCGCAAGAAGGGCTCCGAACTGGATCTGAAGTTGATTCACCGGTTCATTCAAGTCAGACGCCTGATAAAGATTTGCCGCAAGGTCTTGAGGGGAGACTCCTCGGATGAGAGAAATGCAAAAGCTCTGAGGGAGCTTGACCTACTCGCAAATGAAAAACCGAGGCTCGGACCGTGA
- a CDS encoding alginate lyase family protein, protein MESQCVFIDKIDCMPPDVFLRHFLTRRNVACPDPPKATEAQLENAKKIVQNRFDLIGEEVTLRDGFSWKESPSHDKEWQIAQHKFYFAVDLIQAYRHDRDPVYLKKWISLIDSWLEEMGSGYIAASDAQVEAKRIEHWVNSFLLLRGLPCEPFLTAGFLRRWLARIAEETRYISTHLKPVRNHRTFQLYSVFLVGVVFPEFRLHSDFLETGGKKLTENLLTDFLGDGVHVELSTHYHQLVLETALSFIEWARLNCFPLDDLLLDRLHRALAFSMYMQWPNGDIPLINDSDNGDHLELLRRGGRLFHNDRLLWAGTLGREGIPPESPSRHFSRSGYFVFSDGWGEDPATYARRQHVFYDCALLGEGSHSHYDLFSFCYYVNGEPAIIDPGRYTYSSDPDPEGIDWRGRFKSTAFHNTVSIDGKDQTRYLSRTKHGPEVEIAEKAFSIGMESDWVSAQARSAEYSPRHTRLFIYMCREYLFVHDDVEIEDGVPHNCALSFHLSEKWDGLVYSEASETEWVVRTPLLQVRSHRAPDAALSIESGWVSRQYGVKRRAPVIRITRTAAQSLSFTTVLAPTASPSPLISAMNQAASPAEKGCLFRVDGMKGGEPFHDWYLFPDKRTAYLQTDRLVFRGGFLAFRQNRSGKIVHLLAHGAESIQIEGVPHWRSETPKEVEWSFGRSTSSPL, encoded by the coding sequence ATGGAATCGCAATGCGTCTTCATCGACAAAATCGATTGCATGCCGCCGGATGTTTTCCTGCGTCATTTCCTGACGCGGCGGAATGTGGCCTGTCCCGATCCGCCGAAGGCGACGGAGGCGCAGTTGGAGAACGCCAAAAAGATCGTCCAGAACCGCTTCGACTTAATCGGCGAGGAGGTCACCCTTCGGGACGGATTCTCGTGGAAGGAGAGTCCGAGCCACGATAAGGAGTGGCAGATCGCGCAACATAAGTTTTATTTCGCGGTTGACCTCATTCAAGCCTATCGGCACGATCGGGACCCGGTCTACCTGAAGAAGTGGATCTCTCTGATCGATTCCTGGTTGGAGGAGATGGGGTCGGGATACATTGCCGCCAGCGACGCCCAGGTGGAGGCGAAACGGATCGAACACTGGGTGAACTCGTTTCTGCTGTTGCGGGGACTCCCCTGCGAGCCGTTTCTGACGGCGGGCTTTCTGCGAAGGTGGCTCGCGCGGATTGCCGAGGAGACGCGCTACATTTCCACACATCTGAAGCCGGTCCGCAACCACCGAACCTTTCAATTGTATTCCGTGTTCCTGGTCGGTGTCGTCTTTCCGGAGTTTCGCCTTCATTCCGATTTTCTTGAGACGGGGGGGAAGAAGCTGACCGAAAATCTGCTGACCGACTTCCTTGGAGACGGCGTTCATGTAGAACTCTCGACGCACTACCATCAGTTGGTCCTGGAGACCGCCCTCTCGTTCATAGAGTGGGCGCGATTGAACTGCTTCCCTCTCGACGATCTCCTTCTGGATCGGCTGCATCGGGCCCTCGCGTTCAGCATGTACATGCAATGGCCGAACGGCGACATCCCTCTGATCAACGACTCCGACAATGGAGATCATCTTGAACTGCTAAGAAGGGGAGGACGGCTCTTTCACAACGACCGTCTTCTTTGGGCAGGCACGCTCGGGCGTGAAGGGATCCCCCCTGAATCGCCTTCCCGGCATTTCAGCCGATCAGGATATTTTGTTTTCTCGGACGGTTGGGGAGAAGATCCTGCGACTTACGCGCGCCGTCAGCATGTCTTTTACGATTGCGCGTTGTTGGGGGAGGGAAGCCACAGCCATTACGATCTCTTCAGCTTCTGCTACTACGTGAACGGGGAGCCGGCGATCATCGACCCGGGCCGGTATACCTACTCGTCCGACCCCGACCCGGAGGGAATCGATTGGCGCGGAAGATTCAAGAGCACCGCCTTCCATAATACCGTCTCAATCGATGGAAAGGATCAGACCCGCTATCTCTCCCGGACCAAACATGGGCCGGAGGTGGAGATCGCGGAGAAGGCCTTCTCCATTGGAATGGAATCGGACTGGGTGTCGGCCCAGGCGCGAAGCGCGGAGTATTCCCCCCGGCATACAAGACTGTTTATTTACATGTGCCGGGAATATCTCTTTGTCCATGACGATGTTGAAATCGAGGATGGGGTTCCACACAACTGTGCGCTCTCCTTCCATTTATCCGAGAAGTGGGACGGCCTGGTCTATTCCGAGGCGAGTGAAACGGAATGGGTCGTCCGAACCCCGCTGTTGCAGGTGCGGTCGCACCGGGCGCCGGATGCGGCGCTGTCGATCGAATCGGGATGGGTTTCCCGTCAATACGGCGTCAAAAGGAGGGCCCCGGTGATCCGGATCACCCGGACTGCGGCGCAGTCGCTCTCTTTTACGACCGTGCTGGCGCCGACCGCCTCTCCGTCACCTCTCATCTCCGCGATGAATCAGGCAGCGTCCCCTGCGGAAAAGGGTTGTCTCTTTCGTGTGGACGGAATGAAAGGAGGTGAGCCCTTTCATGATTGGTATCTCTTCCCGGATAAAAGAACGGCGTATTTGCAAACCGATCGACTCGTTTTCCGAGGCGGCTTCTTGGCCTTTCGACAGAACCGCAGTGGAAAGATAGTGCATCTCCTGGCCCACGGAGCTGAGTCGATCCAGATCGAAGGAGTTCCTCATTGGCGGAGCGAAACACCGAAGGAGGTCGAGTGGTCGTTCGGCCGGTCGACTTCTTCCCCTTTATAG
- a CDS encoding aminoglycoside phosphotransferase family protein, whose protein sequence is MVVRPVDFFPFIESGHPFYPFLRRFEAPLNEEGLFDLLQKKRERGEKVVVHAEIKGKRRLDGGWTLDRFYWSLQSWDQTGTIDFRARMLHYAAKTDRMEFCDFPMDPYLNSLSSLFGGMDRSAHRVDILRYVPLRRLTFRLVPLSGNGSSAIGKFKRRSRLREAYDRLAAVYLAVARSSAPFSVAAPRGIDEDRSLFFQKEVPGRDLASQLDSGNFRESLEGLGGLHRDLHRLRAVEVPVWDLNAFIQQLRDDIDWIAFFQSALELFLRETLALLLRNVPKVDPAAYTFCHGDFVCSQVLREGDRWSLIDFDLCKKGDPYLELAMLTASLKYDVPLFEERIIGANGGKADLLEDGVAAYLDGYQKRAGETLCRQRLIWCRVCAEIYYLALMFKKNRFHPAMLRYAVEQLHALRQQI, encoded by the coding sequence GTGGTCGTTCGGCCGGTCGACTTCTTCCCCTTTATAGAATCGGGACATCCTTTCTATCCCTTCCTCCGGCGGTTTGAAGCGCCTTTAAACGAGGAGGGACTCTTCGACCTGCTTCAAAAGAAGCGGGAGAGAGGGGAGAAGGTTGTGGTCCATGCGGAAATAAAAGGGAAGCGGCGACTGGACGGTGGATGGACATTGGACCGATTTTACTGGTCGCTGCAATCATGGGATCAAACCGGCACGATCGATTTTCGAGCCCGCATGCTTCACTACGCGGCCAAGACCGATCGGATGGAGTTTTGCGACTTCCCGATGGACCCATATTTGAACTCGCTCTCCTCCCTGTTTGGCGGAATGGATCGCAGTGCTCACCGTGTCGATATTCTTCGGTATGTCCCTCTTCGGAGGCTGACGTTTCGACTCGTCCCCCTGTCGGGGAACGGGTCCTCCGCCATTGGGAAGTTCAAACGGCGGTCGCGGCTGCGGGAGGCGTATGATCGGCTGGCAGCCGTTTATCTAGCGGTCGCCCGTTCGAGTGCGCCCTTCTCCGTGGCTGCGCCGCGGGGGATCGACGAAGATCGCTCCCTTTTCTTTCAGAAGGAAGTGCCGGGTCGCGACCTGGCTTCTCAGCTCGATTCCGGAAACTTCCGGGAATCGCTGGAAGGGCTCGGCGGTCTGCATCGGGATCTCCATCGACTTCGGGCGGTGGAGGTTCCTGTATGGGATTTAAACGCGTTTATCCAACAGCTTCGCGACGACATCGACTGGATCGCTTTTTTCCAGTCGGCGCTCGAGCTGTTCCTCAGGGAAACCCTGGCCCTCCTGTTGCGAAATGTACCCAAGGTCGATCCGGCGGCGTACACCTTCTGCCACGGCGACTTTGTCTGCTCCCAGGTATTAAGAGAAGGCGACCGCTGGTCGCTGATCGATTTCGACCTCTGCAAAAAAGGGGATCCGTACCTGGAGCTCGCGATGCTGACGGCGTCTTTGAAGTATGATGTCCCTCTGTTTGAAGAGCGGATCATCGGCGCAAACGGGGGGAAGGCGGATTTGCTCGAAGACGGCGTTGCTGCCTATTTAGACGGATATCAGAAGCGTGCGGGGGAAACCCTTTGTCGACAGAGACTGATCTGGTGTCGGGTCTGTGCTGAAATCTATTACCTTGCGCTGATGTTCAAGAAAAATCGATTTCATCCGGCGATGCTCCGATACGCAGTCGAACAACTTCACGCGTTGAGACAACAAATATGA
- a CDS encoding glycosyltransferase → MKSPGRFLFQLHNRRGMGHLMRGRNIAAEIRALRPSAEILFYTRSAPPAPWDPDIRLFVENPDRGSRWHDAVLSFSPDVLVYDTLLSGEIRCEPDSPFLRRVYVMRKSKESRQAEIFDNPALDWVDRIVIPHLPEEFSVDLPVSLQRKSIYVGPIVRLPRKETQSALKTKYRIAEGEYLLTSTTGGGGFADHAESFFETVFEVHRRLCPQMPNLRHLVVTGPNFKGSLRPLERMEIVSYEPDLIDLIALSDIVIAEGGYNTVNEIRLTKTPAVFLPSDRKFDDQEERVRSLEEKGLAFVFPERSSTVASEISRLCASASVLEQIRRNYESDRMVIGNRTAAEAIVECIDR, encoded by the coding sequence TTGAAATCGCCAGGTCGGTTTCTGTTTCAGTTGCACAATCGTCGGGGAATGGGACATCTGATGCGCGGTCGGAACATCGCCGCGGAGATCCGCGCTCTGCGGCCCTCTGCGGAAATCCTCTTTTACACCCGAAGTGCTCCGCCGGCCCCGTGGGACCCAGACATCCGCCTCTTTGTCGAGAATCCCGATAGAGGCTCACGCTGGCACGATGCGGTTCTCTCGTTTTCGCCGGACGTCTTGGTTTACGACACCCTCCTTTCCGGAGAGATTCGGTGTGAACCCGATTCCCCTTTCCTGCGGCGGGTCTATGTAATGCGAAAATCAAAGGAATCGAGGCAAGCGGAAATCTTTGATAACCCGGCGCTGGATTGGGTCGACCGGATCGTCATTCCTCACCTGCCGGAGGAGTTCTCGGTCGATCTTCCTGTATCGCTTCAGCGAAAGAGTATCTATGTCGGGCCGATCGTCCGGCTTCCGCGGAAAGAGACGCAATCGGCATTGAAGACGAAATACCGGATCGCAGAGGGAGAGTATCTCCTCACTTCAACGACGGGAGGAGGAGGATTTGCGGACCATGCCGAATCTTTTTTCGAAACGGTATTCGAGGTTCACCGGCGACTTTGCCCGCAAATGCCGAACCTGAGGCATCTGGTCGTGACGGGGCCGAATTTCAAGGGTTCCCTCCGCCCCCTGGAGAGAATGGAGATCGTCTCATATGAACCGGATTTGATCGATCTGATCGCCCTGTCGGATATAGTCATCGCCGAAGGGGGCTACAACACGGTCAATGAGATCCGCCTGACCAAGACGCCGGCCGTTTTCCTTCCCAGCGACCGGAAGTTCGATGATCAGGAGGAGCGGGTTCGATCCCTGGAGGAGAAGGGGCTTGCCTTCGTCTTTCCAGAGCGGTCATCGACGGTCGCTTCCGAGATTTCTCGTCTCTGCGCGTCGGCGTCGGTTCTGGAACAGATCCGGCGAAACTACGAATCGGACCGGATGGTCATCGGCAACCGCACAGCGGCGGAGGCCATTGTGGAGTGTATTGATCGATGA